A region from the Capra hircus breed San Clemente chromosome 9, ASM170441v1, whole genome shotgun sequence genome encodes:
- the LDHAL6B gene encoding L-lactate dehydrogenase A-like 6B, translating into MSWTVGILRASQRAGTVRANFLCLGMAPGPRPPAAVPLGGAWAVVPASKMATVKCELMKNCTSEEPVRNSKISIVGTGSVGMACAISILLKGLSDELALVDVDEGRLKGETMDLQHGSLFVKMPNIVSSRDYFVTANSSLVIITAGARQEKGETRLNLVQRNVAIFKLMMSSIVQYSPRCKLIVVSNPVDILTYVAWKLSAFPQNRVIGSGCNLDTARFRFLIGQRLSIHSESCHGWILGEHGDSSVPVWSGVNIAGVPLKELNLDIGTDKDPEQWKNVHKDVVASAYEIIKMKGYTSWAIGLSVADLTESILKNLRRVHPVSTRIKGLYGINEDVFLSVPCILGESGITDLIKVKLAPEEEARLQKSAKTLWDIQKELKF; encoded by the coding sequence ATGAGCTGGACTGTGGGAATCCTGCGGGCCAGCCAGAGAGCGGGCACTGTGAGGGCAAATTTCCTATGCCTGGGAATGGCCCCAGGCCCCCGCCCGCCGGCAGCCGTTCCCCTCGGGGGCGCCTGGGCCGTGGTCCCCGCGTCCAAGATGGCGACCGTCAAGTGTGAGCTGATGAAGAATTGCACTTCGGAGGAGCCTGTTCGCAACAGTAAGATCTCCATCGTAGGAACTGGATCGGTTGGCATGGCCTGTGCTATCAGCATCCTCTTAAAAGGCTTGAGCGATGAACTCGCCCTGGTGGATGTTGATGAAGGCCGACTGAAGGGTGAGACCATGGATCTTCAGCATGGCAGCCTTTTTGTGAAAATGCCAAATATTGTTTCCAGCAGAGATTATTTTGTCACTGCAAACTCCAGCCTCGTGATTATCACGGCAGGTGCACGccaggaaaaaggagaaacacGCCTTAATTTAGTCCAGCGAAATGTGGCCATCTTTAAGCTAATGATGTCCAGTATCGTTCAGTACAGTCCCCGCTGCAAACTGATTGTGGTTTCCAATCCGGTGGATATCTTGACGTACGTAGCCTGGAAGTTGAGTGCCTTTCCCCAAAACCGTGTTATTGGAAGTGGTTGTAATCTGGACACTGCCCGTTTCCGTTTCTTGATTGGGCAAAGGCTTAGTatccattctgaaagctgtcatGGGTGGATCCTCGGAGAGCATGGAGACTCAAGTGTTCCTGTGTGGAGTGGAGTGAACATCGCTGGTGTCCCTCTGAAGGAACTGAACTTAGATATAGGAACTGATAAAGATCCCGAGCAGTGGAAAAATGTTCACAAAGATGTGGTTGCTAGTGCCTATGAGATTATTAAAATGAAAGGTTATACTTCTTGGGCCATTGGCCTCTCTGTAGCTGACCTGACAGAAAGTATTTTGAAGAATCTTAGGAGAGTGCATCCAGTTTCCACCAGAATTAAGGGTCTCTATGGAATAAATGAAGACGTATTCCTCAGTGTTCCATGTATCCTGGGGGAGAGTGGTATTACTGACCTTATAAAAGTAAAATTGGCCCCTGAAGAAGAGGCTCGTCTGCAGAAGAGTGCAAAAACACTTTGGGATATTCAAAAGGAGCTTAAGTTTTAA